A single Sutterella megalosphaeroides DNA region contains:
- a CDS encoding aminotransferase-like domain-containing protein translates to MTTCKTCCSSTPVPHFSKAGTPKGDSFIQQILALAARPDVISFGGGLPSPEGFPLAEVKAAADYVIDTDGKRALQYSSLKGDPALRAIIAERETARGCPTTADDVQIVSGSQQALDLMARLFIDPGSKILVESPTYLGALQAFMLCGPECVEIPTDAFGMNPDLMGEECRGARFAYVMPTFQNPTGLTISVERRKKLAEKAREYDFWLVEDNPYGELYYGDEPPASMRAFCPERTITLGTMSKVLAPGFRLGYIIAPKSVLDAAAEMKQAMDLHTATYTQLVTARVLSQGLFEEHLPKVRDIYRSQAKVMLDALDEYMPKHPEITWTRPEGGMFIWLTFPKGVDASEVMKKTLASDVPVGFVPGEAFYANNPKDHVNTCRFSFVTVPAEKIVAGVKSVAEALKTFL, encoded by the coding sequence ATGACGACCTGCAAGACCTGTTGTTCCTCCACGCCCGTGCCGCACTTCAGCAAGGCGGGCACTCCCAAAGGCGACTCTTTCATTCAGCAGATTCTTGCACTCGCCGCACGCCCCGACGTCATCAGCTTCGGAGGCGGCCTTCCCTCCCCCGAAGGCTTTCCGCTTGCCGAAGTGAAGGCCGCGGCCGACTACGTGATCGACACGGACGGTAAGCGCGCTCTGCAGTATTCGAGCCTCAAGGGCGACCCCGCGCTTCGCGCGATCATCGCCGAGCGCGAAACCGCGCGCGGCTGCCCCACGACCGCCGACGACGTTCAGATCGTTTCGGGCTCGCAGCAGGCGCTCGACCTGATGGCGCGTCTTTTCATCGATCCGGGCTCGAAGATCCTTGTCGAAAGCCCGACCTACCTCGGCGCCCTGCAGGCCTTCATGCTCTGCGGACCCGAGTGCGTTGAGATCCCGACCGACGCCTTCGGCATGAACCCCGACCTCATGGGCGAAGAGTGCCGCGGCGCGCGCTTTGCGTACGTGATGCCCACATTCCAGAACCCGACGGGTCTCACGATCTCGGTCGAACGACGCAAGAAGCTCGCCGAAAAGGCCCGCGAGTACGACTTCTGGCTCGTCGAAGACAACCCCTACGGGGAGCTCTACTACGGGGACGAACCGCCCGCTTCGATGCGCGCCTTCTGCCCCGAACGCACGATCACGCTCGGCACGATGAGCAAGGTGCTCGCGCCGGGGTTCCGTCTCGGCTACATCATCGCACCGAAATCGGTCCTCGACGCCGCCGCGGAAATGAAGCAGGCGATGGACCTTCATACCGCGACCTACACGCAGCTCGTCACGGCGCGCGTCCTCTCGCAGGGGCTCTTCGAAGAACACCTCCCGAAGGTGCGCGACATCTACCGCAGCCAGGCGAAGGTGATGCTCGACGCGCTCGACGAATACATGCCGAAGCACCCCGAAATCACCTGGACGCGCCCCGAAGGCGGCATGTTCATCTGGCTCACCTTCCCGAAGGGGGTCGACGCCTCGGAGGTGATGAAAAAGACCCTCGCCTCCGACGTTCCGGTCGGGTTCGTGCCGGGCGAAGCCTTCTATGCGAACAACCCCAAGGACCACGTCAACACGTGCCGCTTCTCCTTCGTCACGGTCCCGGCCGAAAAGATCGTGGCGGGCGTGAAGTCCGTCGCGGAAGCACTCAAGACCTTCCTCTGA
- the menB gene encoding 1,4-dihydroxy-2-naphthoyl-CoA synthase, with translation MQPMLDTSHLPRIPEWKKAGDYTDILYEKAEGIAKITINRPEVRNAFRPLTVREMESALADARDDDEIGVVILTGAGELAFCSGGDQKVRGTGGYVGSDGVPRLNVLDFQRQIRTCPKPVIAMVAGWCVGGGHVLHMMCDLTIAAENARFGQTGPRVGSFDGGWGASYMARIVGQKKAREIWFLCRFYDAKEALEMGLVNRVVPYEELEAETVQWCREILANSPLAIRCLKAALNADCDGQAGLQELAGNATLLYYMTDEGREGKNAFLEKRRPDFTKFKRLP, from the coding sequence ATGCAACCCATGCTCGATACGTCGCACCTCCCGCGCATTCCCGAATGGAAGAAGGCGGGCGACTACACCGACATCCTTTACGAAAAGGCCGAAGGGATCGCCAAGATCACGATCAATCGTCCGGAAGTGCGCAACGCCTTCCGTCCGCTCACGGTGCGCGAAATGGAATCGGCCCTCGCCGATGCGCGCGACGACGATGAAATCGGCGTCGTGATCCTCACGGGCGCGGGCGAACTCGCATTTTGCTCCGGGGGCGACCAGAAGGTGCGCGGCACGGGCGGCTACGTGGGCTCGGACGGCGTGCCCCGCCTGAACGTCCTTGACTTCCAGCGTCAGATCCGCACGTGCCCGAAGCCCGTCATCGCCATGGTCGCGGGCTGGTGCGTCGGGGGCGGGCACGTCCTTCACATGATGTGCGACCTCACGATCGCCGCGGAAAACGCCCGCTTCGGTCAGACGGGTCCGCGCGTCGGGTCGTTCGACGGCGGTTGGGGCGCTTCCTACATGGCGCGCATCGTCGGTCAGAAGAAGGCCCGCGAAATCTGGTTCCTCTGCCGCTTCTACGACGCGAAGGAAGCCCTTGAAATGGGTCTCGTGAACCGCGTCGTCCCCTACGAAGAGCTCGAAGCCGAAACGGTGCAGTGGTGCCGCGAAATTCTCGCGAATTCGCCCTTGGCGATCCGCTGCCTCAAGGCGGCGCTCAACGCCGACTGCGACGGTCAGGCGGGCCTTCAGGAGCTCGCGGGCAACGCCACGCTCCTTTACTACATGACGGACGAAGGCCGCGAAGGGAAGAACGCTTTCCTTGAAAAGCGTCGCCCCGACTTCACGAAGTTCAAGCGTCTCCCCTGA
- the nth gene encoding endonuclease III, translated as MVRKADREAFMAALAAAHPNPKSELNYTTPFELLVAVVLSAQATDKGVNIATAKLFPIANTPEAIAALGVEGLTPFIQTIGLYRNKAKNVVKLSEILRDEYGGEVPEDFEKLVALPGVGRKTANVVLNVAFGHPTIAVDTHIFRVSNRTGFARGKTPDEVEEKLLKAVPKAYLKEAHHYLLLHGRYCCKARSPECERCPVVDFCNAPEKKARLADFSPKSES; from the coding sequence ATGGTCCGCAAAGCCGATCGCGAAGCCTTCATGGCGGCGCTTGCCGCTGCCCATCCGAATCCGAAGTCGGAACTCAACTACACGACGCCCTTCGAACTGCTCGTTGCGGTCGTGCTTTCCGCCCAGGCAACCGACAAGGGCGTGAACATCGCCACGGCGAAACTCTTTCCCATCGCGAATACCCCCGAGGCGATCGCGGCCCTCGGGGTCGAGGGCTTGACACCCTTCATCCAGACGATCGGGCTCTACCGCAACAAGGCGAAAAACGTCGTGAAGCTCTCCGAAATCCTTCGCGACGAATACGGCGGCGAGGTGCCCGAGGATTTTGAGAAGCTCGTCGCCCTCCCCGGGGTCGGGCGCAAGACGGCGAACGTCGTTCTCAACGTCGCCTTCGGACACCCGACGATTGCGGTCGACACGCACATTTTCCGCGTCTCGAACCGTACGGGCTTCGCCCGCGGAAAGACGCCCGACGAGGTAGAAGAGAAGCTCCTCAAGGCGGTGCCGAAGGCCTACCTCAAGGAAGCGCACCACTACCTGCTACTCCACGGGCGCTACTGCTGCAAGGCGCGCTCGCCCGAGTGCGAACGCTGTCCCGTCGTCGACTTTTGCAACGCACCCGAAAAGAAGGCGCGGCTCGCGGATTTTTCTCCGAAGAGCGAAAGCTGA
- the fdxA gene encoding ferredoxin FdxA: protein MPHVVCEACIGCKRTDCVDVCPVDCFREGPNFLVIDPDECIDCAVCIPECPEAAIYAEEDVPEDQREFIALNAELAREWPSITHRKPYADDADEWRGVPNKIRFLKR from the coding sequence ATGCCTCACGTTGTTTGCGAAGCCTGCATCGGCTGCAAGCGTACCGACTGCGTTGACGTCTGCCCGGTGGACTGCTTCCGCGAAGGTCCGAACTTCCTCGTGATCGACCCCGACGAATGCATCGACTGCGCCGTGTGCATTCCCGAATGCCCCGAAGCTGCGATCTATGCCGAAGAAGACGTCCCCGAGGACCAGCGCGAATTCATCGCGCTCAACGCCGAGCTCGCGCGCGAATGGCCCTCCATCACGCATCGCAAGCCCTACGCGGACGACGCCGACGAATGGCGCGGCGTGCCGAACAAGATCCGCTTCCTGAAGCGCTGA
- a CDS encoding RnfABCDGE type electron transport complex subunit B: protein MTHFNSNPNRASAEAVDRALPQTQCRQCGFDGCAAYAEAIAEGLAPINRCAPGGARGIAKLARVTGAPVVDLDPEYGHEVPFATARIRAAECIGCGWCVKVCPTDSIAGAPKRLHAVIESRCTGCALCAPACPMDCIDYVETGTEWTDEDADRAREHYEEAWARGVRRAAEEKSRLEARRPAAAAQGGAPSGLIADIMARVRASK, encoded by the coding sequence ATGACGCACTTCAATTCCAACCCCAACCGCGCTTCGGCCGAAGCCGTCGACCGTGCGCTTCCTCAAACCCAGTGCCGTCAGTGCGGCTTCGACGGGTGCGCAGCCTACGCCGAGGCGATTGCCGAGGGGCTTGCTCCCATCAACCGCTGCGCCCCCGGGGGCGCGCGCGGGATCGCGAAGCTCGCCCGCGTGACGGGTGCGCCCGTCGTCGACCTCGACCCCGAGTACGGTCACGAGGTTCCCTTCGCGACGGCCCGCATCCGCGCGGCCGAGTGCATCGGCTGCGGCTGGTGCGTGAAGGTCTGCCCGACCGATTCGATTGCGGGGGCTCCCAAGCGCCTCCACGCCGTGATCGAATCGCGCTGCACGGGCTGCGCCCTCTGTGCGCCCGCCTGTCCGATGGACTGCATCGACTACGTCGAAACCGGGACCGAGTGGACGGACGAGGACGCCGACCGGGCGCGCGAACACTACGAAGAGGCCTGGGCACGGGGCGTGCGTCGCGCGGCCGAAGAGAAGTCCCGCCTCGAAGCGCGCCGCCCGGCGGCTGCCGCTCAAGGCGGCGCCCCCTCCGGCCTCATCGCCGACATCATGGCGCGCGTACGCGCCTCGAAATAA
- a CDS encoding helix-turn-helix domain-containing protein — protein sequence MRGRPRKFVATLTPEEKERLLSVAHAEATRDRRVERARIILLSNSGHRSVDIAEMLSVSLSTVSKVIKRWSELGADRAIEDMHRSGRPPTKKAAEPDKSE from the coding sequence ATGCGCGGACGTCCTCGAAAATTCGTCGCCACGCTCACCCCCGAAGAAAAAGAACGGCTCCTAAGCGTCGCCCATGCGGAAGCAACCCGGGACCGTCGCGTTGAGCGTGCGCGCATCATCCTTCTGAGCAACAGCGGGCACCGCAGCGTCGACATTGCGGAGATGCTCTCCGTGTCGCTTTCGACCGTGAGCAAAGTGATCAAGCGCTGGAGCGAACTCGGCGCCGACCGCGCGATCGAGGACATGCACCGCTCGGGCCGCCCCCCGACGAAAAAGGCGGCGGAGCCCGACAAGTCCGAATAA
- a CDS encoding cytochrome C — MQNTKLLSLSAALLAVMATNAVAAENKVDLPRTLDGYVAQDKAFWDYLKANHPYFKYLKEGRVVGKFTMSDRNEEWVEFGGGDKYHQDTGRKAAVTYRLPYESFLDLPNNYVGPKKCGECHPAQYEKWERSRHNKIVRFPEELTEVGGDMKKPLYNSKASVLPEGIEADDVFVIMGTPRTKYGFVDKWLVRGTYHVEGGNISQGTGKIVAGGNQFSRNWAEHITPEVAKKINAWDPTFPVKLEDFGAQSSNVWGFNSYGSSNRTQAMFQPGSSYCEICHTWKFDFKSQDELFAALGDAKKLRSHTIAKGVSCEECHGAGAHLYGARGAGMPSDCERCHQRFVYNQDDAKNNFKTPFNSYFKSFCPACGTEGSQSHYTKHYQKGMRCTTCHDPHEVTSNDWASHYTVPNLKKQCQDCHTTAAEFFAQGGTHSRNSCESCHMPMMGSCENFAAIQRPDLAGFDNVRRSHMWRILVDPEKKSINPPAGAKDRKLTNPKGWNLTKDDGRPYIDLMWSCGRTAFADRYLVESMGCHSPIQSKFPESMRFKDQKTIYNKVIAWQTPVKEGYAKITADLLTIQDKLEVAKISDAERAQVLLYVEQARKNAAKIKDDGSWGVHGPKYAKTLVNEGKTFCEQALAILDKKTAAK; from the coding sequence ATGCAAAACACCAAGCTCCTCTCGCTTTCCGCCGCGCTCCTCGCCGTGATGGCGACCAATGCCGTGGCTGCCGAGAACAAGGTCGACCTTCCGCGCACCCTCGACGGCTATGTCGCTCAGGACAAAGCCTTCTGGGACTACCTCAAGGCCAACCACCCCTATTTCAAGTACCTCAAAGAAGGTCGTGTCGTCGGTAAGTTCACGATGTCCGACCGCAACGAAGAGTGGGTTGAATTCGGGGGCGGCGACAAGTACCACCAGGACACGGGCCGCAAGGCTGCCGTGACCTATCGTCTGCCGTACGAATCCTTCCTCGACCTTCCGAACAACTACGTCGGTCCGAAGAAGTGCGGCGAATGCCACCCGGCTCAGTACGAAAAGTGGGAACGCTCCCGCCACAACAAGATCGTCCGCTTCCCTGAAGAACTCACGGAAGTCGGCGGCGACATGAAGAAGCCCCTTTACAATTCGAAGGCCTCCGTCCTGCCGGAAGGCATTGAAGCCGATGACGTCTTCGTCATCATGGGCACGCCCCGCACGAAGTACGGCTTCGTCGACAAGTGGCTCGTTCGCGGTACGTACCACGTCGAAGGCGGCAACATCAGCCAGGGCACCGGCAAGATCGTTGCGGGCGGCAACCAGTTCTCCCGCAACTGGGCCGAACACATCACTCCGGAAGTTGCCAAGAAGATCAACGCCTGGGATCCGACCTTCCCTGTGAAGCTCGAAGACTTCGGCGCCCAGTCCTCCAACGTCTGGGGCTTCAACTCCTACGGTTCGTCGAACCGCACGCAGGCCATGTTCCAGCCGGGCTCGTCCTACTGCGAAATCTGCCATACGTGGAAGTTCGACTTCAAGAGCCAGGACGAACTCTTCGCCGCTTTGGGCGATGCCAAGAAGTTGCGCTCGCACACGATCGCCAAGGGCGTTTCGTGTGAAGAATGCCACGGCGCCGGCGCTCACCTTTACGGTGCTCGCGGTGCGGGCATGCCGTCCGATTGCGAACGTTGCCACCAGCGCTTCGTCTACAACCAGGACGACGCCAAGAACAACTTCAAGACCCCGTTCAACAGCTACTTCAAGAGTTTCTGCCCGGCTTGCGGTACCGAAGGTTCGCAGTCCCACTACACGAAGCACTATCAGAAGGGCATGCGTTGCACGACCTGCCACGACCCGCATGAAGTGACCTCGAACGACTGGGCTTCGCACTACACCGTCCCGAACCTGAAGAAGCAGTGCCAGGATTGCCATACGACGGCTGCCGAATTCTTCGCTCAGGGGGGCACCCACAGCCGCAACAGCTGCGAATCGTGCCATATGCCGATGATGGGTTCGTGCGAAAACTTCGCCGCGATCCAGCGTCCGGACCTCGCCGGCTTCGACAACGTCCGCCGCAGCCATATGTGGCGTATTCTCGTCGACCCGGAAAAGAAGTCGATCAATCCGCCTGCCGGCGCCAAGGACCGCAAGCTCACCAACCCGAAGGGCTGGAACCTCACGAAGGATGACGGTCGTCCCTACATCGACCTGATGTGGAGCTGCGGCCGCACGGCGTTTGCCGACCGCTACCTCGTCGAATCGATGGGCTGCCACAGCCCGATCCAGTCGAAGTTCCCGGAAAGCATGCGCTTCAAGGATCAGAAGACGATCTACAACAAGGTCATCGCTTGGCAGACCCCCGTTAAGGAAGGCTACGCCAAGATCACGGCCGACCTGCTGACGATCCAGGACAAGCTCGAAGTCGCCAAGATCTCGGATGCCGAACGCGCTCAGGTTCTGCTCTATGTGGAACAGGCCCGCAAGAACGCCGCCAAGATCAAGGATGACGGTTCGTGGGGCGTCCACGGTCCGAAGTATGCGAAGACCCTCGTGAACGAAGGCAAGACCTTCTGCGAACAGGCTCTCGCCATCCTCGACAAGAAGACGGCCGCCAAGTAA
- a CDS encoding Bug family tripartite tricarboxylate transporter substrate binding protein, whose product MTSRRTFLAAAATAAAASAFGFSVPAFAKNTTARVIVPFPAGGGGDALARTVVDVLARQAGSRILVDNRPGAGGNVGTRLLTQAKPDGLTLGYVTNGILCVNQHLYGETGFNTNDLIPVGLSTEIGLVAVLNPKAIEGVTDLKSLIAYAKANPGKVDFASSGNGTTSHLAGLFFAECAGLKLTHIPYRGGAAAMLDVLSGRIPLMIDVAPNALQHVAAGKLTALATPSRERLPSAPDVPTFAEAGVPGFELSAWDGFVLPKGTPEKIVRDWNRALVEALSDEELRRRLAARGADVRPGTPEAFRDFIASEAPKWEKLVKTIRAERT is encoded by the coding sequence ATGACTTCCCGACGCACCTTCCTTGCGGCCGCTGCGACGGCGGCCGCGGCTTCCGCTTTCGGCTTTTCGGTTCCCGCGTTCGCGAAGAACACCACCGCGCGCGTGATCGTTCCCTTCCCCGCGGGCGGGGGCGGCGACGCGCTCGCGCGCACCGTGGTCGACGTGCTCGCCCGACAGGCGGGGAGCCGCATTCTCGTCGACAACCGCCCCGGCGCGGGCGGGAACGTCGGTACGCGCCTTTTGACGCAGGCAAAGCCCGACGGCCTCACGCTCGGCTACGTCACGAACGGCATTCTGTGCGTCAATCAGCACCTCTACGGCGAGACGGGCTTCAATACGAACGACCTCATTCCTGTGGGTCTTTCGACCGAAATCGGTCTCGTGGCGGTTCTGAACCCGAAGGCGATCGAAGGCGTCACGGACCTCAAGTCCCTCATCGCCTACGCGAAGGCGAACCCCGGGAAGGTCGACTTTGCGTCGTCGGGGAACGGCACCACGAGCCACCTCGCGGGTCTTTTCTTTGCCGAATGCGCGGGCCTCAAGCTCACGCACATCCCGTACCGGGGCGGTGCCGCCGCGATGCTCGACGTCCTCTCGGGTCGCATTCCCCTCATGATCGACGTCGCTCCGAACGCCCTACAGCACGTGGCGGCCGGGAAGCTCACGGCGCTCGCCACCCCCTCGCGCGAACGCCTCCCGAGCGCGCCCGACGTTCCGACCTTTGCCGAAGCCGGGGTGCCGGGGTTCGAACTCTCGGCCTGGGACGGGTTCGTGCTTCCGAAGGGGACGCCCGAGAAGATCGTTCGCGACTGGAACCGCGCGCTCGTCGAAGCGCTCTCCGACGAGGAGCTGCGCCGTCGACTCGCCGCCCGCGGCGCCGACGTCCGTCCGGGCACGCCCGAAGCGTTCCGCGACTTCATCGCTTCCGAAGCGCCCAAGTGGGAAAAGCTCGTGAAGACGATTCGCGCCGAGCGCACCTGA
- a CDS encoding AMP-binding protein: MSDLTVEELRRDFSVFEAAREQGAALFVRTPEGDLTYAEVARLVADRIATFERSAPGRPHVLVARNDLVSIVEILACLELEIPVVLLHPGLTEHEQQAQRDEIAAKRDPLPEGAAVVVFTSGTTGRAKPAVLTRRALAESARSSEANIGLAPGDVWLLSISPARIGGFSILTRSLRARSAVALGGHFSPEGFLREVESMGVTLASIVPTMLVQILKTFPGCKAPATLRALLLGGASASDAWLARARDAAWPVIATYGMTETASNVTTTPYAERYSGVVGSGRVNAFAEVRVENGHILVRGPMRMTGYWGETPLDPEAWHDTGDIGYFDEAGYLHVEARRSDLILSGGNNVYPLEVEAALESLPGIREALVTGLPDDVWGAVVTALLVPEKEPLAPEAIVDGLSGRLAAYKSPRRIAWVKALPVNPGGKLRRRPDVLEGLKLETLHYRKGRSA, translated from the coding sequence ATGTCCGACTTGACCGTCGAGGAACTCCGTCGGGATTTCTCCGTCTTCGAGGCCGCGCGCGAGCAGGGCGCCGCCCTCTTCGTGCGTACGCCCGAGGGGGACCTCACGTACGCGGAGGTCGCCCGCCTCGTTGCGGACCGCATCGCAACGTTCGAGCGCTCCGCGCCCGGACGCCCGCACGTCCTTGTCGCGCGCAACGACCTCGTGTCGATCGTTGAAATCCTCGCGTGCCTCGAACTCGAAATCCCCGTGGTGCTTCTGCACCCGGGGTTGACCGAGCACGAACAACAGGCTCAGCGCGACGAAATCGCCGCGAAGCGCGATCCCCTGCCCGAAGGGGCGGCGGTCGTCGTCTTTACGTCGGGAACGACGGGCCGCGCCAAGCCCGCCGTCCTCACGCGTCGGGCGCTCGCCGAGAGCGCCCGATCGTCGGAGGCGAACATCGGCCTTGCGCCGGGCGACGTGTGGCTTCTCTCCATTTCGCCCGCGCGCATCGGGGGCTTTTCGATTCTCACGCGCTCCCTAAGGGCGCGCTCCGCCGTTGCGTTGGGCGGACACTTTTCGCCCGAAGGATTTCTGCGCGAAGTCGAATCGATGGGGGTGACGCTCGCCTCGATCGTGCCGACGATGCTCGTGCAGATCCTCAAGACCTTCCCCGGATGCAAAGCTCCCGCGACCCTGCGCGCGCTCCTTCTCGGAGGGGCGTCCGCGAGCGACGCGTGGCTCGCTCGGGCGCGCGACGCGGCCTGGCCCGTCATCGCCACCTACGGCATGACGGAAACGGCAAGCAACGTGACGACGACCCCGTACGCCGAACGCTATTCGGGCGTCGTCGGGAGCGGGCGCGTCAATGCGTTTGCGGAAGTGCGCGTCGAAAACGGGCACATTCTCGTGCGCGGTCCCATGCGGATGACCGGGTACTGGGGCGAGACGCCGCTTGACCCCGAAGCCTGGCACGATACGGGCGACATCGGGTACTTCGACGAGGCGGGGTACTTGCACGTCGAAGCGCGCCGCTCGGACCTCATTCTTTCGGGCGGCAACAACGTCTATCCCCTCGAAGTCGAGGCGGCTTTGGAAAGCCTTCCGGGCATCCGCGAGGCGCTCGTAACGGGCCTCCCCGACGACGTGTGGGGTGCGGTCGTGACGGCGCTCCTCGTTCCCGAAAAGGAGCCGCTCGCTCCGGAAGCGATCGTCGACGGACTCTCGGGGCGGCTTGCCGCCTACAAGTCCCCGCGCCGTATCGCCTGGGTGAAGGCCCTCCCCGTCAATCCGGGCGGGAAGCTTCGCCGCCGACCCGACGTTTTGGAGGGACTGAAACTCGAAACCCTCCATTACCGCAAAGGGCGCTCCGCTTAA
- a CDS encoding ferredoxin--NADP reductase, with translation MQTITLTSKRRAAPNLFVLEFTRPEGWSFEAGQFARIGLPVEGADPLMRAYSVASAPEENVLRFLVTRVEGGALSPRLTDLEPGETALLDGAAEGNLLPRRIPGGETLWFFATGSGLSPFLSMLRSKSLWEDRKDVVLVLSVRNFEDAAVARELVDTAFPGEFTLVVSTTREEEDGRRGDLSGRIPALLESGELEAHVGKRITPEASRVLLCGNPDFITATRAVFKARGIVSPRFGKPGQLVAENFW, from the coding sequence ATGCAGACCATCACGCTTACGTCGAAACGCCGGGCCGCTCCGAACCTCTTCGTGCTCGAATTCACGCGCCCCGAAGGCTGGTCCTTCGAAGCGGGCCAGTTCGCCCGCATCGGTCTTCCCGTCGAAGGAGCCGATCCCCTCATGCGCGCTTATTCCGTCGCGTCCGCTCCGGAAGAAAACGTTCTTCGCTTTCTCGTAACGCGCGTCGAGGGAGGCGCCCTCTCCCCGCGCCTTACCGATCTGGAGCCGGGCGAAACCGCGCTCCTTGACGGCGCCGCCGAAGGGAACCTTTTGCCCCGCCGCATCCCCGGGGGCGAAACCCTCTGGTTCTTCGCGACGGGCTCGGGCCTTTCGCCCTTCCTCTCGATGCTCCGCTCGAAGTCCCTGTGGGAAGACCGCAAGGACGTGGTGCTCGTTCTGAGCGTACGCAATTTCGAAGACGCCGCCGTCGCGCGCGAACTCGTCGATACGGCGTTCCCGGGCGAATTCACGCTCGTCGTTTCCACGACCCGCGAAGAAGAAGACGGTCGCCGCGGCGACCTTTCGGGCCGCATTCCCGCGCTCCTCGAATCGGGCGAACTCGAAGCGCACGTCGGAAAGCGCATCACGCCCGAAGCGTCGCGCGTTCTTCTCTGCGGCAACCCCGACTTCATCACGGCCACGCGTGCGGTCTTCAAGGCGCGCGGCATCGTCTCGCCCCGCTTCGGGAAGCCCGGGCAGCTCGTCGCGGAAAATTTCTGGTAA